In Neodiprion pinetum isolate iyNeoPine1 chromosome 6, iyNeoPine1.2, whole genome shotgun sequence, one genomic interval encodes:
- the LOC124221787 gene encoding nischarin gives MACVLLNQDNVRIKIPSSETIENVTYYEIEVMVSSIKWTLRHRYNDFAELHETLVAEHCVEKDILPPKKLIGNKSEGFIEKRRIALETYLNSVYTYLKKAMPRELALFLEFHVYDIFFLLQNMALRFFNEGVTILENSQFHTFDLVQLYAISKRLKQPRSPLEVVDRKFDFSHVLDFNSHLRSLVVEGSSAPYGTSNIVPCTLPVEFSTFRSVENLTIDGYSVNRIYNMGNLRDTVKVLKVHNTSLKNIVELAMCEEVHRHIANANDSHLWLKVTQLDLSRNRIETIDEAIRLLPHIESLTLNNNALSEISNVTLLPRLSELHLASNNFTSLPDNLHTKLGNIVYIDLSQNKLSSLSAFAKLYSLEGLDISCNHIEDIEEIKYVGCLPCLENLMLTGNPVSTIVDYRVKVLQPFGKRAAEICLDNERPNQKELDTVSILQALRIAREGKPVVFNANDEALFSAQVPSS, from the exons ATGGCATGTGTACTGCTCAATCAGGACAATGTTCGCATAAAAATACCGTCCTCGGAGACGATCGAGAACGTGACCTACTACGAGATTGAAGTTATGGTGTCGTCGATCAAATGGACTCTGAGGCACAGATACAACGATTTCGCCGAACTCCACGAGACCCTCGTGGCCGAGCACTGCGTCGAGAAGGATATTCTGCCCCCGAAAAAGTTGATCGGCAACAAGAGCGAAGGGTTTATAGAGAAGCGGAGAATCGCCCTCGAGACCTATCTCAACTCGGTCTACACCTACCTGAAAAAAGCTATGCCGAGGGAGCTCGCTTTGTTCCTTGAATTTCACGTTTACGACATATTTTTTCTACTGCAGAACATGGCACTTCGATTCTTCAACGAAGGTGTTACCATCCTTGAAAATTCACAGTTTCACACCTTTGATCTAGTCCAG CTCTACGCCATCAGCAAAAGACTGAAGCAGCCTCGTTCTCCCCTCGAAGTTGTCGATCGAAAGTTCGACTTTAGCCATGTCTTGGACTTCAATTCGCACTTAAGAAGCCTCGTGGTTGAAGGGAGCAGCGCTCCTTACGGTACAAGCAACATTGTGCCGTGTACTCTTCCAGTGGAATTTTCTACGTTTAGGAGCGTCGAGAATCTCACGATCGATGGGTATTCTGTGAACAGGATTTACAACATGGGAAATCTACGAGACACTGTGAAGGTTTTAAAGGTCCACAATACCTCGTTGAAGAACATCGTCGAACTTGCGATGTGCGAAGAGGTTCACAGGCACATTGCTAATGCGAACGATTCTCACCTTTGGTTAAAAGTCACGCAGTTGGATTTAAGCAGAAATAGAATCGAGACTATCGACGAAGCGATCAGACTTCTGCCCCACATCGAATCTCTGACTTTAAACAACAATGCGTTGTCCGAAATATCGAATGTTACCCTGCTTCCAAGATTGTCTGAGCTTCACTTAGCATCCAACAATTTCACGTCGTTACCTGACAATCTGCATACCAAGTTGGGGAACATTGTTTATATTGACCTTTCGCAGAACAAATTGAGCTCCTTGTCCGCCTTCGCAAAATTGTATTCATTAGAGGGATTGGACATTAGTTGCAACCACATCGAGGACATTGAGGAGATAAAATACGTCGGGTGTTTGCCCTGTTTGGAGAATTTGATGCTTACAGGGAATCCGGTTTCGACTATTGTTGATTACAGAGTCAAAGTATTACAGCCGTTTGGCAAAAGAGCAGCTGAAATTTGCTTGGATAATGAAAGACCAAACCAAAAGGAATTGGACACTGTTTCTATTTTACAAGCGCTCAGAATAGCGCGAGAAGGTAAACCTGTTGTCTTTAATGCCAATGACGAAGCTTTGTTCTCAGCGCAAGTTCCGAGCAGTTAG